In Methanosarcina siciliae T4/M, one genomic interval encodes:
- the mutL gene encoding DNA mismatch repair endonuclease MutL — translation MEEQENKIRILDRDTINKIAAGEVIERPASVVKELVDNSIDAGATEIRIEVEKGGKHFILIRDNGCGMSRADALLSFEKHATSKLTQIEDLDTVSTMGFRGEALASITAIAKVEILTRPPEELTGTKLAIQGGRVQETSDAGTAPGTSVHVKDLFYNTPARRKYLKSDRTELAHITDTVTRLALANPGISFTLLSEGKPVIRSTGSSDLFKSLVNLLGPDTARSMLPLEYRTEDFEILGYVSKPETNRGGSDQLYVFVNTRPVTSRAINTALREGYYTKIPKGRYPVAVLALTLNPEEVDVNVHPRKAEVRFSREKEVGKAIIRAVEKVLSEHGLAPEVREKEGKRLQKTFEDPRVSGKIKPQETPATLPEKADGKEIGGREEARVSESNGLLKEKSEAYTYPIKDTERRLKKSERLLDFDGRAGIRDTLKKEEPASGKEEEKASEKEEKAGERQSKKPKQKANTDLLEDLRIIGQISKMYILAEKGEDLVIIDQHAAHERVLYEQVLKSKKSRVQELITPVMIELTPKERVLMEEYIPYLEEYGFGISEFGDNTYVVTFVPEVFGRLEDTGVIHDVISDLLAEGKVKKDTGISESVSKTLACRAAIKGGAACNLRQMEELIEQLKTAESPYSCPHGRPTVITFTKGELDRMFARTQ, via the coding sequence ATGGAAGAGCAGGAAAATAAAATCCGGATTCTTGACAGGGACACGATAAATAAAATTGCAGCCGGAGAGGTAATAGAACGCCCGGCATCCGTGGTAAAGGAACTTGTGGACAACTCAATCGATGCAGGAGCCACGGAAATCCGCATCGAGGTTGAGAAGGGAGGAAAACATTTCATCCTTATCAGGGACAACGGCTGCGGGATGAGCAGAGCCGATGCCCTCCTCTCGTTTGAAAAGCACGCAACAAGCAAACTCACGCAGATCGAAGACCTGGACACTGTCTCAACAATGGGGTTCAGGGGAGAGGCCCTTGCTTCGATTACCGCCATTGCAAAGGTAGAAATCCTCACCCGTCCCCCGGAAGAGCTTACCGGCACAAAACTGGCCATCCAGGGAGGGAGGGTGCAGGAAACATCGGATGCAGGCACGGCTCCCGGAACCTCTGTACACGTAAAAGACCTCTTCTACAACACCCCTGCAAGGCGTAAGTACCTGAAAAGCGACCGTACCGAACTTGCTCATATCACGGATACCGTTACAAGGCTTGCCCTTGCAAATCCCGGAATTTCTTTTACCCTGCTAAGCGAAGGAAAGCCAGTCATAAGAAGTACGGGCTCAAGCGACCTGTTCAAAAGCCTGGTCAACCTGCTAGGGCCTGATACCGCCCGCTCAATGCTGCCCCTTGAGTACAGGACAGAAGACTTTGAAATCCTGGGATATGTCTCAAAACCCGAAACCAATAGGGGTGGGAGTGACCAGCTTTATGTTTTCGTAAACACGCGCCCTGTAACTTCCAGAGCCATCAACACAGCTCTCCGCGAAGGATACTACACAAAGATCCCTAAAGGCCGCTATCCTGTGGCAGTGCTTGCTCTCACCCTTAACCCGGAAGAAGTAGACGTGAACGTACACCCCCGCAAAGCCGAAGTCCGGTTCAGCCGGGAAAAGGAAGTCGGTAAGGCAATTATCCGTGCAGTTGAAAAGGTCCTTTCGGAACACGGACTTGCCCCCGAGGTCAGGGAAAAGGAAGGGAAAAGGCTTCAGAAAACCTTTGAAGACCCCAGGGTATCAGGGAAAATTAAGCCCCAAGAGACCCCTGCAACCCTGCCGGAGAAGGCAGATGGAAAGGAAATCGGGGGTCGAGAGGAAGCGAGGGTATCTGAGAGCAACGGGCTCCTGAAAGAAAAATCCGAAGCTTACACTTATCCGATAAAGGATACGGAGAGAAGGCTGAAGAAATCCGAACGCCTGCTTGATTTTGACGGAAGGGCAGGAATTCGGGATACCCTGAAGAAAGAAGAGCCGGCAAGTGGAAAGGAAGAGGAAAAAGCAAGCGAGAAAGAAGAGAAAGCTGGAGAGAGGCAAAGCAAGAAGCCGAAGCAAAAAGCAAACACCGATCTTCTCGAAGACCTGCGGATCATAGGTCAGATTTCCAAAATGTATATTCTTGCAGAAAAAGGGGAAGACCTTGTGATAATCGACCAGCATGCAGCCCATGAAAGGGTTCTTTACGAGCAGGTCCTGAAATCGAAAAAATCCAGGGTACAGGAACTGATCACCCCTGTAATGATCGAACTTACCCCCAAAGAAAGAGTACTGATGGAGGAATATATCCCCTATCTGGAGGAATACGGCTTCGGAATCTCGGAATTCGGGGACAATACTTATGTCGTGACCTTTGTCCCCGAGGTTTTCGGAAGGCTCGAGGACACAGGCGTAATCCATGACGTAATCTCGGACCTGCTGGCTGAAGGAAAAGTCAAAAAAGATACCGGAATCTCGGAAAGTGTCAGCAAAACCCTTGCCTGCAGGGCAGCAATCAAAGGAGGAGCAGCCTGCAATTTAAGGCAGATGGAAGAGCTAATAGAGCAGCTCAAAACCGCTGAAAGTCCTTACTCCTGCCCGCATGGGAGACCAACAGTGATAACCTTTACAAAAGGTGAACTGGACCGCATGTTTGCAAGAACTCAGTAA